The genomic interval ATGTAAATAAGCTGTTCCACCGCAGGGTCTGGCTCCGAACTTCCTGTAAGACTGGTCACGGCACGCCTAGCGCACCTTCCCATAACCCCCCAGTGGCATATgtagcgtctatggccgcgggctgtcgagTTTACTTACCcttcgacgcccgcagccatggatctgtgagcgctggtccccatctccttcctaggagacgccagtgctaacTTCCGCTCCAGTCCACTGTGTTCCGCTCCagtcacgctcgtgcccgctcttaaagggccagcgcgcgcacatgaaaacaatcatcatcctcaactcacatgatttcctggactataagaaggcccctgccattctgatccttgcctgagcgttgtttgtagtatcctagtttgtctatgcaaatggcctcctagtgttttccagttcccagtgttcccatttcctgtatcctgtatcccgtatcccatgctatcctggtcaagtgctgtgctgtagtcgtgctgtgctgtattccacgcctgtcctgctactccacgcctgacgtctacccgctgcctagtcctagccgagcctgtcttactactgtccgagctgccacaggtaccctatacgcacTATAGacagtgacctgcgtcctgttagccagctgccataccgccaaggcagttcggcccagtgggtccacgaaccctatgtgacagcATACAGTATCAGTACACGAGATCTCGCTAGTTATGATGAGATCTCGCATTCTGACACTATGGGCAATAAGGCCTGTTTTCTATAAGACAGCTTTGATAAATGAGTCCCAATAGAGGAAAATTTAGTATGCAAAATGCGTAAGACTTCTGGCACAAATTGCGCCTAAAAAGTGGCATAAATGGGGtgtgtcaaattattattattatgttttagacactttttcacCTTCTTTGACAGTTttgaaagtgtctagaaaaaaggGGAGTGTCAAAGACTCATTGTAAAATCCGCCAGATTTATTACTGgtgtacaccattttttttttttgcaaaatatcgATGTAAAGTAGGTGAGCCATGAGGTGGCATAAGTAAGAGAAAAAGGTCTAACATGGTTAGCAAGatgagccaaatttatcatacagcgtgcgccatTGTGATAAATCTAGCACAATTTCTCCCAGTCTAGTTTAGTTTTATCCTGTCTTCCTTTAGGACAGAAtgaataaatctcccccagtgtCCTAATTACGTTCCAAAAATGAAAAGTTATTTGAAAAACCATTGTCATTTACATTACACATAGAAAAATACTAATAATAAATACTTATTTTCTCAACCCAATAGGCAAAAAAGGGTCCAAGATCAAGGAGGAGGAAAAAGATAGGGACAAAAAGGGGACAGCAAAAAAGGAGACACAGCGTAAGAGAAAGAGGACGACAGAGGAGAAGGAACCTTCTGGAAAGAAAGCAAAGAAATCTAAAGGAAAAATATCAAATAGTCTGGATGAACTGGAGAAAAAAGCTGAAGAGGAACAACCTGCACCATCTAAGCAGGAGAAAGAGACACCGGCTGCACCTAAGAGAAAGAGAACAACAGACGAGAACCAGGAatcaaataaaaaactaaaaacatctCTGAGATCTTCCAAAGAAAAAACATCAGGGAGTCAGGATGCAACAACCATCCTCAATGAAAAGCCTGGACCATCTCGTGAGGAGACTAGGACAGCCACTGTTCCTCTAAGCTTGAATTCCTTTACCTTCCATCGTGAACTTGGTAAAGGCTCCTATGGCGAAGTAACTCTTGCAAAAGACAAAATCCGTAAAGAACTTGTCGCCATTAAAAAGACGGACAAAAGCGATTTCACAGAACTAGGCCATACTTTCGTAGAACGGGACATACTTGGTCTATCACACGAGAGCCGCTTTCTGATCCACGGACTTGCAGCGTTCCACAGTAAGAACCACGTGTATTACGTCATGGAACTGGCCAGTGGGGGTGACCTCGATACATTTACTGAGAATAACTTTCCACTGGAATTAAACACCGTGAAGTTTATTGCAGCAGAGCTGGTTTGTGGGGTGCAATTCCTCCATAACAAAGGCATCATCCACAGGGATCTAAAGCCAAATAACGTCTTATTAACATCAGATGGACATGTGAAGATCACAGATTTTGGACTGGCAATAACAAATGTCTTTGGAAGAACAACAGACCCCTGTGGTGGAACACTAGGATATGGAGCCCCAGAACTGATCGGGTGTGAGGAATATGGACCAGGGGTCGATTGGTTTGCATTTGGAGTCATCCTCTATAACATGGTCACCAATAAAGACCCCTTTCCTGGGAACACAAAATCAGAGATCGAGGCCTCGGTCCTGAACTATGTTCCACAGTATCCAACGTCTTTATCCTCTGACACCGTGGATATAATCAAGCGGCTGCTGTGTAAGAACCAGTTTGAACGTCTGGGAGTGACAGAAAACATCCGAGAACATCCATTCTTCTCTACCACCAACTGGCAAGAAGTAGAGGCTGGACAAGCGGCACCCCCGGATATACTGGTGACTGAGTCTGTGGATCTGAATATTAGTGACATCAGGCCTGCGCCCTGTACTAGGGACCATAACGCCACAATTAAAGCTAAAGATCAGAAACTTTTCAATGAATTTAGTTTTGTGTGTCCTGAGTGGTCGGAGAACTACCACGTCAGCCACATCTATCCAGACACCCGGCTAAGAAGATTCTCCTCGTCCCAGTGCAAAGTCAACTAAAGTTTCATAACgtctataacaacactgtgctaCTAAAATCTGCAACGCCATAAAATTCACTGTGTCTCCAAGTTCTGAGAAACACCAAGGATTTGAGGAACCACCTTGTCCACCTTCTGCATCCCTGTCTAACAACCACCACATGAGGGCTTGGAATATTACATCATATTAACACCTACATTGTGAACAAATCTCCTTTATAGAGGTATTCCACCATCGTATCAGCTGATTGTGCTGCCTTGTCCCCATCGAGCACTTCTGAAGACACCTCCTGGCTGATCCACAGCTGTAGTTTACCTGGGTCATCCCTGGCTATGACATACTACATGCCCCGGAGTCATCATCTGATTGGCCAGCTGTCCATGCCCGAAGAGGCTCAGTCTTGTTTCCAGATAAGACAATAAAGCACACCAGACCTCCACCGAGTCCATGACAGACTTATTACCATTCCTTGTACCATTCTAGGAAGGTGGAGGGTCTTGTTTCTAGGAACCTGGTATCAGAGCACAATCTATAAAGTAAGTACGAAGAATAAATCTTGTAATTGACAAATATCTATTACTGGGATGATATTATCCCGAATTCTTATTTCGTGTTTTTAATAAGTCACTTACATTTCTTATTTCTTTTTGACTCTTCAGGTGATTGACACATTTCGTCAGGAGTTTCCTTCCATTCAATGGTAAGTTTTACTCAATGTCTACATTTACTGAGTTTATTATTGTAAGATACTGCTCAAGAATGGAAAGAAAACGAATGATCGGGAAAACACTGATAATCTAGTATGAAaccaaaaacacccatgccagatTATCATAACACTAACCTGATAGTCCGGCAGGCAGTCTGATGGCCATTCAATTGGGGGGTTGATAGATCTTAATGATACATTGGATCCACCTAAAATGAATGTAATGTAATTATCTATGAGTCACTACATTACCTATCACAGGCCTCCTATGGGGCGCAGGAATGCCTGTGTCATGATGTTGTCATGTAGCGTAGACCATATTATCCAATAAACTAGTTTTTTACAGGATTGTCTAGTATAGCAAACCACAATGTGGGATGGGCCTATGCAAATGTGCTCCAAATGGGCGTTTCTGTGACACTTTGTGGGCGTTCCTGGGCAGATAGGGCTGGGACTTagaagtgtcccacaaatagaaaTTTGAATGCTGTCCAGATATTAACATTTCACCATACCAGTACCAGTAGTAGTTGTAGGCCTCTGCTTGAAGGCTCGGTACATAATTAATTTTAAGTGgatctattatttattttatatttggcTTAATCATCCAATACTCCGGAATTAGCAGTTCAGAGGATGCACGAATATTACAATGTTtttatacatacatgtaaactatCAAACAGAGATGAAGACAAGGACATAAAATCTGGTGACTCTTCTTACTGTTCCAGTTAGTTCTTCATCTACTGACAGATGATACGTTTTTGCCCCTTCTATATAAATACATTGATACTAGAATTGTGACACTAACCACAGGTTTTTTAAATTTCCTTTTCTTTAGATTTCCACCATCAGCGATCAGTCACCGGATATGTGCAGCAATATCATCCTCCATACATGATACCTATTCCTGTGTGCAACATAATAAACATCCTGACTTATAAACTCACATTGTGTCTTTCATTTCCATCTTTTTGATCGTCCGCCTCTATTATGGACAATGGAGTTTATAATATCACTTCTTTATAATACAGTGTATGTTATTTATAGAGGATGTAGATGGAGATTTACTAGATATCGGTATAAATGTACAGACTGCGGTTATCTGCACCGCCAGCCACGTGACCTCCTGCTCAACTCGAATGTTTCAGtgccatatttatctatctatctatctatctatctatctatctat from Rhinoderma darwinii isolate aRhiDar2 chromosome 3, aRhiDar2.hap1, whole genome shotgun sequence carries:
- the LOC142750875 gene encoding protein kinase C delta type-like codes for the protein MKRKRNMEEGGERGKESEGSKEGEGTKKTKMEKTGLTAKRSIKNWLLAIIGRRSSQDLPGPSNISLMDEKIRTSGKKGSKIKEEEKDRDKKGTAKKETQRKRKRTTEEKEPSGKKAKKSKGKISNSLDELEKKAEEEQPAPSKQEKETPAAPKRKRTTDENQESNKKLKTSLRSSKEKTSGSQDATTILNEKPGPSREETRTATVPLSLNSFTFHRELGKGSYGEVTLAKDKIRKELVAIKKTDKSDFTELGHTFVERDILGLSHESRFLIHGLAAFHSKNHVYYVMELASGGDLDTFTENNFPLELNTVKFIAAELVCGVQFLHNKGIIHRDLKPNNVLLTSDGHVKITDFGLAITNVFGRTTDPCGGTLGYGAPELIGCEEYGPGVDWFAFGVILYNMVTNKDPFPGNTKSEIEASVLNYVPQYPTSLSSDTVDIIKRLLCKNQFERLGVTENIREHPFFSTTNWQEVEAGQAAPPDILVTESVDLNISDIRPAPCTRDHNATIKAKDQKLFNEFSFVCPEWSENYHVSHIYPDTRLRRFSSSQCKVN